The following proteins are encoded in a genomic region of Brassica napus cultivar Da-Ae unplaced genomic scaffold, Da-Ae ScsIHWf_3070;HRSCAF=3881, whole genome shotgun sequence:
- the LOC106422857 gene encoding gibberellin 2-beta-dioxygenase 1-like has product MAVLSKPAAEPKFGFSPIPVIDISDPESKQAIVKACEDFGFFKVINHGVSSELVSVLEQEAVKFFSLPKSEKTQLAGYPFGYGSREIGRNGDVGWVEYLLMNANLDFGSVPFPGIFRNALSEYTASVRKMTCHVLEMITDGLGIKQRDTLSKLVCDSNTDSMFRLNHYPPCPLINKNTNGGKNVIGFGEHTDPQIISVLRSNNTSGLQISLTDSSWISVPSDPSSFFFNVCDSLQVLTNGRFKSVKHRVLANSRKSRVSMIYFAGPSLTQRIAPLTCLIDNEEESLYEEFTWSEYKNSADNSRLSDNRLQQFKKKPLNDS; this is encoded by the exons ATGGCAGTCTTGTCTAAACCAGCAGCAGAACCAAAATTTGGGTTTTCTCCAATCCCGGTTATAGATATCTCTGACCCAGAATCCAAACAGGCCATCGTCAAAGCCTGTGAAGACTTTGGGTTCTTCAAGGTGATCAACCATGGCGTTTCCTCTGAACTAGTCTCTGTTTTGGAACAAGAGGCCGTCAAGTTCTTCTCATTGCCCAAGTCCGAGAAAACCCAACTCGCAGGTTATCCGTTTGGATATGGGAGCAGAGAGATTGGTCGGAATGGTGACGTGGGTTGGGTTGAGTACTTGCTGATGAATGCTAATCTTGACTTTGGTTCGGTTCCATTCCCAGGAATCTTCAG AAACGCATTGTCAGAGTACACAGCATCAGTAAGGAAAATGACATGCCATGTTTTGGAGATGATTACTGATGGGTTAGGGATCAAACAGAGGGACACACTTAGCAAGCTTGTGTGTGATTCAAACACTGATTCGATGTTCAGACTTAATCACTATCCACCATGCCCTCTTATCAACAAAAACACCAATGGTGGCAAGAATGTGATCGGTTTTGGCGAACACACGGATCCTCAGATCATCTCTGTCTTAAGATCTAACAACACTTCTGGTCTACAAATCAGTCTTACTGACAGCTCCTGGATCTCTGTCCCTTCTGATccttcctccttcttcttcaacgTCTGTGACTCTCTCCAG GTGTTGACAAATGGGAGGTTCAAGAGTGTGAAGCATAGAGTTTTAGCAAACAGCAGGAAATCTAGGGTTTCCATGATTTACTTCGCTGGACCTTCGTTGACTCAGAGAATTGCTCCGTTGACTTGTCTCATAGACAATGAAGAAGAGAGTTTGTACGAAGAGTTCACTTGGTCTGAGTATAAAAACTCTGCCGACAACTCTAGATTGTCTGATAATAGGCTTCAACAATTCAAAAAGAAACCTCTAAACGATTCTTGA
- the LOC106444437 gene encoding putative F-box protein At1g67390 produces MSIFFTKESIVLASQSMDRSIPLSDVDGEMIHVEVVNSLDWISKLPNDLLLKVLSKLSMEEVLRTSVLSKRWVDVWKETSHLYLDMRRIAKAKILLPEVSHQAARSVTKIIKDHRGHLERCTIYHDSLQCEDGVFESWIQSLVNVKHIKHLKLVNLFDHFEPITGSHVTLDLLPKSFSHPDLISLFLDEYNLETPHAFYSCRSLKDLSLINVSAETEVFNAVLVSCPSLEVLALKISCHKKGFLKIENHNLKFLFLSCLGIKGINVSSPNLDILSIEYLSCKEENFFTASPRLHSHRNYWAAGQCLAHTSYIISCPQQGEESIGHKVMLSGFTDCMKMLSLMSVSVDLTNAKEVEMLRQVLAAWPVEMGELEIVSKSNNDAIKESESSIGKTRNTIWEETKPFPNAEFRVYTVWLSNFSGSEEEFALASRVITHGTVIWNMKIRPSSSSTTKKSKIKAAIAKLKELPKCHNYFRITCSDEALVEPSLW; encoded by the exons ATGTCAATTTTCTTCACAAAAGAATCCATTGTCCTAGCATCCCAATCAATGGATAGATCAATACCATTATCCGACGTAGATGGAGAAATGATACATGTTGAGGTGGTCAATAGCCTTGATTGGATCAGTAAGCTCCCAAATGATCTTTTGCTTAAGGTCTTATCGAAGTTGTCCATGGAAGAAGTCCTTAGGACAAGTGTTCTATCAAAAAGATGGGTGGATGTGTGGAAGGAGACATCTCATCTATACTTGGACATGCGAAGGATCGCAAAAGCAAAAATTCTTTTGCCCGAGGTTTCACATCAAGCTGCTAGATCGGTGACAAAG ATCATAAAGGATCACCGTGGCCATTTGGAAAGATGCACAATCTACCATGACTCCCTCCAGTGTGAAGACGGGGTGTTTGAGTCTTGGATTCAGTCACTGGTTAATGTGAAACACATCAAGCATCTCAAACTTGTAAACCTTTTTGACCATTTTGAACCTATCACAGGATCCCATGTCACACTTGACTTGCTTCCTAAGTCATTTTCCCACCCAGACCTCATATCTCTCTTCCTAGATGAGTACAACTTAGAAACTCCACATGCTTTTTACAGTTGCCGGAGTTTAAAGGATCTTAGTCTTATTAACGTCTCAGCCGAAACTGAAGTCTTTAATGCAGTCCTTGTGTCTTGCCCTTCTCTCGAAGTGCTTGCACTAAAGATCAGTTGCCACAAAAAAGGGTTTCTGAAGATTGAAAACCACAACCTAAAGTTCTTATTTTTATCCTGCCTTGGGATAAAAGGCATTAACGTGTCTTCACCCAACCTAGATATCCTCTCCATTGAATATCTCTCGTGTAAGGAAGAGAACTTCTTCACTGCGAGCCCTAGGCTCCATTCTCATCGGAACTATTGGGCTGCAGGACAATGCCTTGCTCACACTAGCTATATTATATCATGCCCCCagcag gGAGAAGAAAGCATTGGGCATAAAGTCATGCTGAGCGGATTCACAGATTGTATGAAAATGTTGTCATTAATGTCGGTAAGTGTAGACTTAACAAATGCAAAAGAAGTTGAGATGCTCAGACAAGTGTTAGCTGCATGGCCTGTAGAAATGGGAGAACTTGAGATTGTATCTAAG agTAACAATGATGCTATCAAAGAAAGTGAGTCTTCCATTGGAAAAACAAGGAACACGATTTGGGAAGAGACAAAACCGTTTCCCAATGCTGAGTTTCGTGTATATACGGTATGGTTGTCTAACTTTAGCGGTTCAGAGGAAGAGTTTGCATTAGCCTCGCGTGTGATAACGCATGGGACGGTAATCTGGAACATGAAGATTAGACCATCGTCCTCTTCTACAACTAAGAAGTCAAAAATCAAAGCGGCAATAGCGAAGCTAAAGGAACTTCCAAAATGTCACAATTACTTTCGTATCACATGTTCTGATGAGGCTCTGGTTGAACCTAGCCTTTGGTAA